One window of the Chryseotalea sp. WA131a genome contains the following:
- a CDS encoding outer membrane beta-barrel protein, whose protein sequence is MKNLLCLLLSLLAVSSFSQSFYAARGERSLIFTGGLGTSSYYGDLANSSDIIGAQPNVNIGLQYYFSNRIGGRVELNWFTLAGDDAKATSGGRDQRNLSFQSSNFELSAVGIVNLYAHGDRYYRRPSFNLYGFAGVGLLYFNPKAKDPLTGNLVALQPLQTEGKEYSLVTPTIPFGLGVRLKVTPQLNVAIEGGWRKVLTDYLDDVSGPSYLGTAAFSDPLAARMSDKRVDPAQQGLPGGVRGNPTSDDAYMLLNVKIEYYLPLDLGGGGNRKSYSKKRGSMYRYNRNGRLRK, encoded by the coding sequence ATGAAGAATTTACTTTGCTTATTATTGTCCCTCTTGGCGGTCAGCAGCTTTTCGCAAAGCTTTTATGCAGCTAGAGGAGAGCGCTCATTGATTTTTACTGGAGGTTTGGGAACATCGTCATACTATGGCGACCTTGCTAACAGTAGCGATATAATAGGAGCTCAACCGAATGTTAATATTGGATTACAATACTATTTTAGCAACCGAATAGGTGGAAGGGTTGAACTTAACTGGTTTACCCTAGCTGGTGATGACGCAAAAGCTACCTCAGGTGGAAGGGATCAAAGAAATCTTTCCTTTCAATCGAGCAATTTTGAACTGAGTGCCGTGGGCATTGTTAATTTATATGCGCATGGTGATCGGTATTATAGAAGGCCTTCATTTAATCTCTATGGTTTTGCGGGTGTGGGGCTTCTTTATTTTAATCCTAAAGCGAAAGATCCACTTACTGGTAATTTAGTAGCTCTACAACCTCTTCAAACGGAAGGAAAAGAATACAGCTTGGTCACTCCCACCATTCCTTTTGGTTTAGGGGTTAGATTAAAAGTTACCCCTCAGCTTAACGTTGCCATTGAAGGTGGGTGGAGAAAAGTACTTACGGATTATTTGGACGATGTAAGCGGCCCCTCTTACTTAGGCACTGCTGCTTTTTCAGATCCATTGGCTGCGAGAATGTCTGACAAAAGAGTTGATCCTGCTCAACAAGGCCTTCCAGGAGGAGTGAGAGGAAACCCTACCAGTGATGACGCTTATATGCTTCTTAATGTTAAGATTGAATACTACCTTCCACTGGATTTGGGAGGTGGTGGAAACAGGAAATCATACTCGAAGAAGCGCGGCTCGATGTATCGTTACAACAGAAATGGCCGACTAAGGAAATAA
- a CDS encoding hemolysin III family protein → MKNSKPEAIKREQSTGEEIANSISHGVAAVGAIAITPIMIVKAIPAGAAAVVGVSIFGTTMILLYLSSTLYHAFTHNLTKRIFNIFDHGAIFLLIAGTYTPFTLGVLRGVWGWSLLVVVWVLAILGVVLKSVAGARSGKLSTGLYLAMGWLAVLAIKPFWLHMPGLGLIWLVAGGLMYSAGVFFFVAHRIRYHHFIWHIFVMAGTACHVVAVMGYAF, encoded by the coding sequence ATGAAAAACAGCAAACCCGAAGCGATAAAACGAGAACAATCAACAGGCGAAGAGATTGCCAACAGCATCAGCCACGGGGTAGCTGCAGTGGGTGCAATAGCCATCACGCCTATTATGATTGTGAAGGCAATACCTGCGGGTGCGGCTGCCGTTGTTGGTGTGAGTATCTTTGGCACTACCATGATTTTGCTCTACTTATCATCTACACTTTATCACGCCTTCACGCACAATTTAACAAAAAGGATATTCAACATTTTTGATCACGGTGCCATTTTTCTGTTGATCGCGGGAACCTATACCCCTTTTACTTTGGGTGTGCTTCGGGGTGTGTGGGGTTGGTCTTTATTAGTAGTGGTGTGGGTGTTAGCCATTTTGGGTGTTGTTTTAAAGTCAGTAGCAGGCGCGCGCAGCGGAAAACTTTCTACCGGATTGTACCTTGCCATGGGTTGGCTGGCGGTTTTGGCGATAAAACCATTTTGGCTACACATGCCGGGTTTGGGGTTGATTTGGTTAGTGGCAGGTGGACTGATGTATTCGGCTGGAGTTTTCTTTTTTGTTGCCCATCGAATTCGATACCATCATTTCATTTGGCACATTTTTGTAATGGCAGGCACCGCTTGTCATGTGGTGGCTGTGATGGGGTATGCTTTTTAG
- a CDS encoding DUF2911 domain-containing protein, with translation MALVNSFQFILCGRAGFLVQILPARSPRVRTPLFVSCAIPVTLLITLLFITEVGYSQLAVTPRPSPLAIATARYKDTYLKIVYSQPHKRGREIFGKTVPYNQVWRTGANETTEITITKDILINNQPLKAGTYSLLTIPSKGNWTIIVNSDVGMWGSYNYNIKQDVLRFDVSVETLTEVVYEPFTILIDQKTDKATISLLWDKTKVTFPIQFQEPK, from the coding sequence ATGGCTTTAGTAAATTCATTTCAGTTTATACTATGCGGGCGGGCGGGCTTTTTGGTGCAAATCCTTCCTGCGAGATCTCCCCGAGTGCGCACTCCACTATTCGTTAGTTGTGCCATACCTGTCACTTTACTCATTACTTTATTATTTATAACTGAAGTTGGCTATTCGCAACTGGCCGTCACTCCTAGACCAAGCCCCTTGGCCATTGCCACTGCTCGCTATAAAGACACCTACTTAAAAATTGTGTACAGCCAGCCGCACAAGCGCGGCCGCGAAATTTTTGGAAAGACCGTACCCTATAACCAAGTCTGGCGCACGGGTGCCAACGAAACAACCGAAATCACCATCACCAAAGACATACTTATCAACAACCAACCGTTGAAAGCCGGCACTTATTCTTTGTTGACTATTCCCAGCAAAGGGAACTGGACCATCATTGTCAACAGCGATGTGGGCATGTGGGGCTCTTACAATTATAACATCAAGCAAGATGTACTCCGCTTTGATGTATCCGTAGAAACACTCACCGAGGTAGTGTACGAACCTTTCACCATCCTCATCGACCAAAAAACTGATAAGGCCACTATCTCACTGCTGTGGGACAAAACCAAAGTTACATTTCCTATTCAATTTCAAGAACCGAAATGA
- a CDS encoding GNAT family N-acetyltransferase — protein sequence MNLQPLHLHDSRLQLVPLRRNDFERLYSVASDPLIWEQHPTKDRYKREVFQSFFDSAIDGKAAFLIVDAKTNEPIGSSRYYEYDEAKKSIAIGYTFLARKYWGGNWNQALKKLMLDYAFQFVDKVIFHIGEHNLRSQIATQRFGAKKLDRIKEKANGSQVVRNFVYELKKEDWNQHNQ from the coding sequence ATGAACTTACAACCACTCCATCTTCACGATTCCCGCCTTCAACTGGTCCCGCTAAGGCGCAATGATTTTGAAAGATTATATTCAGTTGCATCCGACCCATTGATTTGGGAACAGCACCCCACTAAAGACCGCTATAAACGCGAAGTGTTTCAATCTTTTTTTGATTCAGCCATCGATGGCAAGGCTGCCTTTTTAATTGTGGATGCCAAAACAAATGAACCCATTGGCAGCAGTAGGTATTATGAGTATGATGAGGCAAAGAAATCAATTGCCATTGGCTATACTTTTTTAGCGAGAAAGTACTGGGGAGGAAATTGGAACCAAGCATTGAAGAAACTGATGCTCGACTATGCTTTTCAATTTGTAGATAAAGTCATCTTTCACATTGGCGAACACAACCTGCGTTCACAAATAGCAACACAACGTTTTGGTGCAAAAAAACTAGATAGAATTAAAGAGAAGGCCAACGGTTCTCAGGTCGTTCGCAATTTTGTCTATGAATTGAAGAAAGAAGACTGGAATCAACACAATCAATAA
- a CDS encoding M48 family metallopeptidase yields the protein MTPQIILYIILAISIVSYVFDLLLEIVNLKAQRKEIPSEIASFYDQEKYLKSLSYTNEQTLFGFFKEGFSFLLSMSILVLGGFGWLDNFLRNYITQEIPLALAFFGATILVSDIITIPFQLYDTFVIEEKYGFNKTSIRTFVADKLKGYALGVIIGGLLISILLYLIQSIGDNFWIWFGLIAIAFIFFVNMFYSSLILPLFNKLTPLEEGELKTSIETFAQKVNFPLDNIFVMDGSKRSNKANAFFSGIGKKKKIVLFDTLIKNHSKDELVAVLAHEVGHFKKKHIVYAFVLSAMQIAFTLYILSLMVFNQQLSIALGGTQQALHLNLIAFGILFSPISGITGLLMSIYSRKNEFEADAYAKQTFNGLSLANALKKLSVDSLDNLYPHPVYVFFCYSHPPLLKRLKALVA from the coding sequence ATGACGCCCCAAATAATACTCTATATCATTTTGGCTATTTCGATTGTTAGCTACGTGTTTGATTTACTTTTGGAAATAGTAAATTTAAAAGCACAACGAAAAGAAATTCCATCGGAAATAGCATCTTTCTACGATCAAGAAAAGTATCTTAAGTCTTTGAGTTATACAAACGAACAAACGCTCTTTGGTTTTTTTAAAGAAGGTTTCAGTTTTTTATTGTCGATGTCGATTTTAGTGCTAGGTGGTTTTGGCTGGTTAGACAATTTTCTCAGAAATTATATCACACAAGAAATACCCCTAGCGTTGGCTTTTTTTGGGGCCACTATACTGGTATCAGACATTATTACGATTCCATTTCAACTATACGACACCTTTGTGATTGAAGAAAAATACGGCTTCAACAAAACAAGCATTAGAACTTTTGTTGCCGATAAGTTGAAAGGGTATGCCCTTGGTGTCATTATTGGGGGATTGCTTATTTCTATTTTACTTTATTTGATCCAATCCATAGGTGATAACTTTTGGATTTGGTTTGGATTAATCGCCATTGCTTTCATTTTCTTTGTGAACATGTTTTACTCATCGTTGATACTGCCACTATTCAATAAGCTTACTCCGCTAGAAGAAGGTGAACTCAAAACAAGTATTGAGACGTTTGCACAGAAAGTAAATTTCCCGTTGGATAACATCTTTGTGATGGATGGGTCAAAGCGTTCAAATAAAGCGAATGCATTCTTTTCTGGCATTGGTAAAAAAAAGAAAATTGTTCTATTTGATACGCTCATTAAAAATCATAGCAAAGATGAACTGGTAGCTGTGCTTGCACACGAAGTAGGACATTTTAAAAAGAAGCATATTGTGTATGCGTTCGTACTCTCGGCCATGCAAATAGCTTTCACACTTTATATTTTGTCGTTGATGGTGTTCAATCAACAATTGTCTATTGCCCTAGGCGGTACGCAACAAGCATTGCATCTCAACTTGATTGCCTTTGGGATATTGTTCTCCCCTATTTCAGGGATTACTGGTTTGCTCATGAGCATCTACAGTCGCAAAAATGAATTTGAGGCCGATGCGTATGCGAAGCAAACCTTTAATGGTTTGTCGCTAGCCAATGCACTTAAAAAACTTTCGGTGGATTCTTTAGACAATCTTTATCCACATCCGGTTTACGTGTTTTTTTGTTATTCACATCCGCCATTGTTAAAAAGACTTAAGGCGCTAGTGGCGTGA
- the sucC gene encoding ADP-forming succinate--CoA ligase subunit beta: MNIHEYQAKDILKKFGVAVQRGIVADTPDKAVAAAKEIMTETGSKWFVVKSQIHAGGRGKGTVKETGSRGVVLAKSVDEVFEKSKAILGGTLVTIQTGPAGKKVNKVLIAEDVYYPGESEPKEYYMSILLDRSTSKPVIMASTEGGMNIEEVAATHPEKIVKEWIDPTIGLQPFQARKIAFALGLEGNAFKEMVKFVNSLYAAYIGLDASMFEINPVLKTSDSKILAVDGKVNLDDNALFRHKDLEELRDISEEDPLEVEAGKSGLNYVKLDGNVGCMVNGAGLAMATMDIIKLSGGEPANFLDVGGGANAETVEAGFRIILKDPNVKAILINIFGGIVRCDRVANGVVEAYKKVGNIPVPIIVRLQGTNAEEGAKIIKESGLKVFSAIQLKEAAQKITEVLK; encoded by the coding sequence ATGAATATTCACGAATACCAGGCGAAAGATATTCTAAAAAAGTTTGGTGTGGCCGTGCAGCGCGGTATTGTTGCCGATACACCTGACAAAGCAGTTGCAGCAGCCAAAGAAATAATGACCGAGACTGGGTCTAAATGGTTTGTGGTAAAGTCACAAATCCATGCTGGTGGCCGTGGAAAAGGAACGGTTAAAGAAACCGGTTCGCGCGGTGTAGTATTGGCCAAAAGCGTAGATGAAGTATTTGAAAAATCGAAAGCCATTTTGGGCGGCACATTGGTAACCATTCAAACAGGCCCTGCCGGAAAGAAAGTTAACAAAGTATTGATTGCCGAAGATGTTTACTATCCGGGCGAATCTGAACCCAAAGAATACTACATGAGTATTTTGTTGGATCGCTCTACCAGCAAGCCCGTGATCATGGCCTCCACCGAAGGAGGTATGAACATTGAAGAAGTGGCGGCCACCCATCCTGAAAAGATTGTAAAAGAATGGATTGACCCTACTATTGGCTTGCAACCGTTTCAAGCAAGAAAGATTGCCTTCGCTTTGGGCTTAGAGGGAAATGCCTTTAAAGAGATGGTGAAATTTGTGAACTCACTTTACGCAGCATATATCGGATTAGATGCCTCCATGTTCGAGATCAACCCCGTGCTAAAAACATCCGATAGCAAAATCTTGGCGGTGGACGGAAAGGTTAACCTAGACGACAATGCTTTGTTCAGGCACAAGGACTTAGAAGAATTAAGAGACATTTCGGAAGAAGATCCATTGGAAGTGGAGGCTGGTAAATCAGGCCTCAACTATGTTAAATTGGATGGCAATGTGGGTTGTATGGTGAACGGTGCAGGCCTTGCTATGGCCACTATGGATATCATTAAGCTATCGGGTGGTGAGCCTGCCAACTTCTTGGATGTGGGCGGTGGTGCCAATGCCGAAACGGTAGAGGCTGGATTTAGAATTATACTTAAAGATCCCAATGTTAAAGCCATATTAATCAACATCTTTGGTGGAATTGTAAGGTGTGATCGGGTAGCCAATGGCGTGGTAGAAGCCTACAAAAAAGTGGGCAACATACCGGTTCCCATTATTGTGCGATTGCAAGGAACCAATGCCGAAGAAGGAGCTAAAATCATCAAAGAATCAGGGCTAAAGGTATTCTCGGCTATTCAGTTGAAAGAGGCAGCACAAAAGATCACGGAAGTTTTAAAGTAA
- a CDS encoding ABC transporter ATP-binding protein, whose product MLKGRSLTKKYGDLPVLKGVDIDIRKSEVVSIVGASGAGKSTLLHILGTLDTPDAGMLEIDGQNVVGRKPADLAAFRNANIGFVFQFHNLLPEFSALENVMIPGLIAKKSQTLVKDRAIELLTMLRLKERAEHKPAELSGGEQQRVAVARSLINSPKLVLADEPSGNLDSKNATELHQLFFNLRDQFGQTFVIVTHNQEFASTTDRKLEIKDGMMRV is encoded by the coding sequence ATGCTAAAAGGAAGATCATTGACAAAAAAGTATGGCGACTTGCCCGTGCTAAAAGGGGTGGACATCGACATCCGAAAAAGTGAGGTGGTATCCATTGTGGGCGCATCGGGTGCTGGCAAAAGTACGCTGCTTCACATATTGGGTACATTGGATACACCCGATGCAGGTATGCTGGAGATTGATGGACAAAATGTAGTTGGTCGCAAGCCTGCCGACTTAGCAGCCTTTCGAAATGCAAACATCGGGTTTGTGTTTCAGTTTCATAATCTCTTGCCCGAGTTTTCGGCTTTGGAGAATGTAATGATACCCGGATTGATCGCGAAGAAATCTCAAACGCTTGTAAAAGATCGGGCCATTGAATTGTTGACGATGCTTAGATTGAAAGAACGAGCCGAACACAAACCTGCTGAGTTATCAGGAGGGGAGCAGCAGCGTGTGGCCGTGGCGCGGTCGCTGATCAATTCACCTAAGTTAGTTTTAGCCGATGAACCGAGTGGAAATTTAGATTCGAAAAACGCAACCGAATTGCATCAACTGTTCTTTAACCTGCGCGATCAATTTGGGCAGACATTTGTGATTGTTACCCACAACCAAGAGTTTGCTTCTACCACTGACCGAAAGTTAGAGATTAAAGATGGAATGATGCGGGTTTGA
- the murB gene encoding UDP-N-acetylmuramate dehydrogenase, with protein MKIEENKNLKPYNTFGIAATARYFCTISSLAELKELQQTNVFLQNKRLILGAGSNVLFLHDFDGLIIKTELKGINIVRENDKIITLEVAAGEAWHGFVLHCVKNNWGGIENLSLIPGLMGAAPIQNIGAYGVEVKDVIESVHGIDLLTGEERSFQADECAFGYRESIFKHTLKEKFFISSVTLTLSKKSHRINLQYGAIQDTLRQMNITEPTIQSVSNAVMAIRQSKLPDPRVIGNAGSFFKNPSISLHHYQSLQKNNPSIPNYPSVNQEVKVPAGWLIEQCGWKGKKINEVGVHTQQALVLVNYGNGNGAEIFSLAQKIIASVEEKFGVTLTPEVNIIA; from the coding sequence ATGAAGATCGAGGAAAATAAAAACCTGAAGCCTTACAACACCTTTGGCATTGCAGCCACGGCACGGTATTTCTGTACTATTTCATCACTCGCAGAATTAAAAGAACTTCAACAGACAAACGTATTTCTACAGAATAAGCGATTGATACTTGGTGCAGGCAGCAATGTGCTGTTCTTACATGATTTTGATGGGCTGATTATCAAAACTGAACTGAAAGGAATCAACATCGTGCGCGAGAATGACAAAATCATTACGCTAGAAGTAGCAGCGGGTGAAGCATGGCACGGGTTTGTGCTTCATTGTGTCAAAAATAATTGGGGTGGAATCGAAAATCTATCATTGATACCCGGCTTAATGGGTGCCGCACCAATACAAAACATCGGTGCATATGGTGTAGAGGTAAAAGATGTGATTGAATCGGTGCATGGTATTGACTTACTTACAGGAGAAGAGCGATCCTTCCAAGCAGATGAATGTGCCTTCGGATACCGCGAAAGTATTTTTAAACACACGCTGAAAGAAAAATTTTTTATTTCAAGTGTTACTTTAACTCTTAGCAAAAAAAGTCATCGCATCAACCTACAGTATGGAGCAATACAAGACACACTTCGGCAGATGAACATCACTGAACCAACCATTCAATCCGTGAGTAATGCAGTGATGGCGATACGACAAAGTAAGTTGCCTGATCCACGTGTGATTGGCAATGCAGGTAGCTTCTTTAAGAATCCCTCCATATCTCTCCATCACTATCAATCATTACAAAAAAATAATCCAAGCATACCAAATTATCCTTCTGTAAATCAAGAAGTTAAAGTACCAGCTGGTTGGCTCATCGAACAATGCGGATGGAAAGGAAAAAAAATAAATGAAGTAGGTGTGCATACACAACAAGCGTTGGTGTTGGTGAATTATGGAAACGGAAATGGCGCTGAAATTTTTTCACTCGCACAAAAAATTATCGCGAGTGTTGAAGAAAAATTTGGTGTTACACTCACACCCGAAGTAAACATCATCGCATGA
- a CDS encoding dCMP deaminase family protein, protein MSDKPAFDDIYMELAVNLAKRSHCIKRHVGAVLTKDTRIISIGYNGPPSGTHNCDEEWPQQGCPRDSKGGCSLAIHAEQNAILYAVKNKTAVEGATLYVTLSPCLACSRIIYSMGISKVIYLNSYAQFKGLASDEGVDFLNKFGVTCQHYEGELSNVTHMI, encoded by the coding sequence ATGAGTGATAAACCGGCATTTGACGATATATATATGGAGTTGGCCGTTAACCTGGCCAAGCGGAGCCACTGCATCAAGCGGCATGTAGGCGCAGTGCTTACCAAAGACACGCGGATTATTTCGATTGGCTACAATGGCCCGCCATCTGGTACGCACAATTGCGATGAGGAATGGCCACAGCAAGGTTGCCCAAGAGATTCCAAGGGAGGGTGCTCTTTGGCCATCCATGCCGAGCAGAATGCAATTTTATATGCAGTGAAAAACAAAACGGCTGTGGAGGGTGCAACTTTGTATGTCACGCTATCGCCTTGTCTGGCGTGTTCGCGCATTATATATAGTATGGGCATCAGCAAAGTAATTTACTTAAACTCGTATGCGCAGTTTAAAGGATTGGCATCTGACGAAGGCGTTGACTTTTTGAACAAGTTTGGGGTAACGTGCCAGCACTATGAAGGTGAACTGAGTAATGTGACGCACATGATTTAA
- a CDS encoding hydroxymethylglutaryl-CoA lyase — protein MKLIECPRDAMQGIHTFIPTEKKVHYINSLLEVGFDTLDFGSFVSPKAIPQLRDTVEVLSQLKVSDTKLLAIVANTRGAEEASQHDRITYLGFPLSISETFQQRNTNKSIAEALNTLDEIQQICLQSNKVLVTYISMGFGNPYGDLYSVDHVLKITDVLATMGVAIVSLADTIGVSQPEQIENLYSLAVKNFPSIEFGAHLHSSSQKAWEKIAAAYQAGCQRFDGALKGFGGCPMAEDELVGNLATETILSFLDSKQAAPDLNRDAFSEAMKIADDVFSYK, from the coding sequence ATGAAACTCATTGAATGCCCCCGCGATGCCATGCAAGGCATCCACACCTTTATCCCCACCGAAAAAAAAGTACACTATATTAATAGTCTTTTAGAGGTAGGATTCGATACGCTGGATTTTGGCAGTTTTGTTTCACCCAAGGCAATCCCTCAATTGCGCGATACGGTTGAGGTACTTTCGCAATTGAAAGTATCTGACACAAAATTGTTGGCGATTGTGGCCAATACCCGAGGAGCAGAAGAAGCCAGTCAACATGACCGAATTACTTATTTGGGTTTTCCGCTTTCCATTTCCGAAACCTTTCAACAACGAAACACCAACAAGTCAATTGCCGAGGCATTGAATACGCTGGACGAAATCCAACAAATCTGTCTGCAAAGCAATAAGGTGTTGGTCACGTATATTAGTATGGGATTTGGTAACCCATATGGCGACCTCTACTCGGTTGACCATGTACTGAAAATCACGGATGTGTTAGCGACCATGGGTGTTGCCATTGTTTCATTGGCCGATACGATTGGGGTTTCGCAACCCGAACAAATTGAAAATTTGTATTCCCTTGCGGTGAAAAATTTCCCTTCTATTGAATTTGGTGCGCACTTGCATTCATCATCACAAAAAGCTTGGGAAAAAATTGCTGCTGCTTATCAGGCAGGTTGTCAACGGTTTGATGGAGCACTAAAAGGTTTTGGCGGTTGCCCCATGGCAGAGGATGAATTGGTTGGAAACTTAGCCACCGAAACAATTTTGTCTTTCCTCGATTCGAAGCAAGCTGCACCAGATTTAAATCGGGATGCGTTTTCAGAGGCCATGAAAATAGCGGATGACGTGTTTAGTTATAAATAA